A genomic window from Methanovulcanius yangii includes:
- a CDS encoding DUF4435 domain-containing protein: MKGKNRRFAGYRLEEIWADPDEIRGTVEKMEMNYPGNGGKVFVIVEGPYDLEVYDRCFNRDSTILRIANSKENVRDVVADILAQSGEGDASHIIGIIDSDFSLFTGSGIKGKNLFITDTHDLETMLIASPALDRVIEHVAAGAIQQSFSQRVQGDLRGADLRHSLTKAARYLGFAILVNNRRGLNITFKHINCKKRDNFARFIDAETLECNLSSLVGLIVEKNGDRGDAFIEALREEMGGSAGYYFEYPWHICRGHDLICILLRDLSYRYPPRSGGELRGRDLEALLRSYYRAEYFARTDLCDRIRAWEETVFGKGVEALFVRSVYNQVGKKSGRKGGHSGGRRSGGGPSV, encoded by the coding sequence ATGAAGGGTAAGAACCGCAGGTTTGCCGGCTACCGGCTGGAAGAGATCTGGGCGGACCCGGACGAGATCCGGGGGACGGTCGAGAAGATGGAGATGAACTATCCCGGCAACGGGGGCAAGGTCTTCGTCATCGTCGAAGGGCCGTATGACCTCGAGGTCTACGACCGGTGCTTCAACCGGGATTCAACCATCCTGCGGATCGCAAATTCCAAGGAGAACGTCCGCGACGTCGTCGCCGATATCCTCGCACAGAGCGGCGAGGGGGACGCCTCCCATATCATCGGGATCATCGACAGCGACTTCTCGCTCTTTACCGGGTCGGGCATCAAGGGCAAAAACCTCTTCATCACCGATACCCACGACCTCGAGACGATGCTCATCGCCTCGCCCGCCCTCGACCGGGTCATCGAGCATGTGGCGGCGGGCGCGATCCAACAGTCCTTTTCCCAGCGGGTGCAGGGGGATCTCCGGGGGGCCGACCTGCGCCACTCGCTCACGAAGGCGGCCCGGTACCTCGGCTTTGCCATCCTCGTCAACAACCGCCGCGGCCTCAACATCACCTTCAAGCACATCAACTGCAAGAAGCGGGACAACTTTGCCCGGTTCATCGACGCGGAGACGCTCGAGTGCAACCTCTCCTCCCTCGTCGGACTGATCGTCGAGAAGAACGGCGACCGCGGCGATGCATTCATCGAGGCGCTGCGCGAGGAGATGGGGGGGTCGGCGGGGTACTACTTTGAGTATCCGTGGCACATCTGCCGGGGTCACGACCTGATCTGCATCCTCCTGCGTGACCTCTCCTACCGCTATCCCCCGAGGTCCGGCGGAGAACTGCGGGGACGCGACCTCGAGGCCCTCCTGAGAAGCTATTACCGGGCGGAGTACTTCGCCCGCACCGACCTCTGCGACCGCATCCGTGCCTGGGAGGAGACGGTCTTCGGGAAGGGGGTCGAGGCGCTCTTTGTAAGGTCGGTCTACAATCAGGTGGGGAAGAAAAGCGGGAGAAAGGGCGGTCATTCCGGCGGGCGGCGGAGCGGGGGCGGGCCGTCGGTGTGA
- the cas3 gene encoding CRISPR-associated helicase Cas3', whose product MYYAHTSEHSDKTTWQPLKDHLENVAVLASQFADDFESSAFGYAGGLLHDLGKYSPEFQRRLEGASVRVDHATAGAIEARASYHPAQSRILEYIITGHHGGMENFGNPSSGLEKRLKKNFLADYSAYRDEIEIPSLDGLSPPLTPSDSGMGFPLSFYIRMLYSCLVDADFLDTEHFVDPAKATLRGESESFDVLIKKFDTHMEGITAKADETAINVRRQEIYRQCREKAYFPTGFFTLTVPTGGGKTLSSMAFALSHLERHDLKRIFYVIPYTSIIEQNAEVFRKIFGAENVLEHHSNFDPTGDRADKDPIPETVAETLSLSSENWDIPITVTTNVQFFESLFSHKPSRCRKLHNLAKSVIILDEAQMLPTGYLKPCLAALTELVVNYGATVVICTATQPKLADLLDENIRPVEIMDSPDSLYEEFRRVSVKSVGLLDDDDLSARLMEQKQVLCIVNTRRHAQELFDRISGSGNCYHLSARMCPVHRRKQLDAIRQSLLAGLDCRVVSTQLIEAGVDIDFPVVYRAMTGADSICQAAGRCNREGKREMGEVFVFQSSESYGKATPWQRRVAEIGEMVCRDFEDPMALPAIGEYFRKLYFYEGSELDKKRILPMIEELGRKMEFPFEDVGTSFSFIEDNTRDVVILYDAQARDIIERVRREGFPGRFARRLQGYSVNVYPNEFREMEREGAVELIAEKYYVLKNCMESYSESVGLLNKKYNDAENLLLII is encoded by the coding sequence ATGTATTATGCGCACACATCCGAACATTCCGATAAAACCACCTGGCAGCCTCTGAAAGATCATCTGGAAAATGTTGCAGTTTTGGCATCACAATTTGCGGATGACTTTGAATCTTCTGCCTTCGGGTATGCCGGTGGGCTGTTGCATGATCTGGGCAAATATTCTCCTGAGTTTCAACGTCGTCTGGAAGGAGCGTCTGTCAGGGTAGATCATGCGACCGCCGGTGCAATCGAGGCAAGGGCTTCCTATCATCCGGCACAAAGCAGGATTCTTGAATACATCATCACCGGCCATCATGGCGGGATGGAGAATTTTGGCAACCCTTCTTCTGGGCTGGAAAAACGCCTGAAGAAAAATTTTCTTGCGGACTATTCTGCATACCGAGACGAGATTGAAATTCCTTCCTTGGATGGCTTAAGTCCTCCCCTGACTCCATCTGACAGTGGGATGGGATTTCCCCTCTCGTTCTACATCCGAATGCTCTACTCATGCCTTGTCGATGCCGACTTCCTTGATACCGAACATTTTGTCGATCCTGCAAAGGCAACTCTCAGGGGAGAGTCGGAGTCCTTCGATGTTCTCATTAAGAAATTTGATACACACATGGAGGGTATTACGGCAAAAGCGGATGAGACTGCGATAAACGTACGTCGTCAGGAAATCTATCGGCAATGCAGGGAGAAGGCATACTTTCCCACCGGTTTTTTCACCCTCACTGTCCCGACGGGGGGCGGCAAGACGCTCTCCTCGATGGCATTTGCTCTCTCTCATCTGGAGCGGCACGATCTGAAGAGAATATTCTATGTGATACCTTACACGAGCATCATCGAACAAAACGCGGAAGTGTTCAGGAAGATCTTCGGGGCTGAGAATGTCCTCGAGCATCACAGCAATTTCGATCCAACGGGCGACCGGGCGGACAAGGATCCGATTCCCGAAACCGTTGCGGAAACGCTTAGTCTCTCATCGGAAAACTGGGACATCCCGATTACCGTGACGACGAATGTCCAGTTTTTCGAGTCTCTCTTTTCGCACAAGCCTTCCCGCTGCCGCAAACTGCACAACCTCGCCAAGAGCGTGATCATTTTGGATGAGGCGCAGATGCTCCCGACCGGATACCTGAAGCCGTGCCTTGCAGCCCTGACCGAGCTGGTGGTAAACTACGGGGCGACGGTGGTCATCTGTACTGCGACCCAGCCGAAACTTGCTGATCTTCTGGATGAGAACATCCGTCCTGTCGAGATCATGGACTCTCCTGATTCGCTCTATGAGGAGTTCAGACGAGTGTCGGTGAAGAGCGTCGGTTTGCTTGATGATGATGACCTTTCTGCCAGGCTGATGGAGCAGAAGCAGGTTCTCTGCATCGTGAACACCCGCAGGCATGCTCAGGAGCTGTTCGACCGGATATCGGGGAGCGGGAACTGCTATCATCTGAGCGCACGGATGTGCCCGGTGCATCGCCGAAAGCAACTCGATGCAATCAGACAATCGCTTTTGGCAGGACTGGACTGCAGGGTGGTATCGACGCAGCTCATTGAGGCGGGAGTTGATATCGACTTTCCCGTGGTGTACCGGGCAATGACCGGGGCTGATTCGATATGTCAGGCGGCCGGACGATGTAACCGGGAAGGGAAACGAGAAATGGGGGAGGTATTCGTCTTTCAATCGTCCGAATCTTATGGAAAGGCGACTCCCTGGCAGAGGAGGGTGGCTGAGATCGGGGAGATGGTCTGCCGGGACTTTGAAGATCCGATGGCCCTGCCCGCCATTGGGGAATATTTCAGGAAGCTCTATTTTTACGAGGGTTCTGAGCTTGACAAGAAGAGGATTCTTCCCATGATTGAAGAGTTGGGTAGGAAAATGGAATTTCCATTTGAGGATGTCGGGACCTCGTTTTCGTTTATCGAGGATAATACGCGGGACGTAGTCATCCTCTATGATGCACAGGCACGGGACATCATCGAGCGGGTTCGTCGCGAAGGTTTTCCCGGAAGATTTGCCCGGAGACTTCAAGGATATTCGGTCAATGTCTATCCGAATGAGTTCAGGGAGATGGAGCGGGAAGGGGCGGTGGAACTGATCGCTGAGAAGTACTACGTGCTGAAGAATTGCATGGAATCGTATTCTGAGTCAGTTGGATTATTGAACAAAAAATATAACGATGCTGAAAATTTATTATTGATTATCTAG
- the cas5c gene encoding type I-C CRISPR-associated protein Cas5c produces the protein MKVWGDYACFTRPEMKVERVSYDVMTPSAARGILEAIYWKPAISWKIDRIHVLNPIKFDNIRRNEVNSKIPASNVKSALKGGEVSLHLDPNDDRVQRASLVLRDVCYCIEAHFEMTKEAGPDDTPEKHYNVALRRMRKGQCFHHPYFGCREFPVNFEFVEGEIPGSYYTGKNGGEKDLGFMLYDIDFADDMKAIFFRANMVDGVIDLERCLAYGGVS, from the coding sequence TTGAAAGTATGGGGGGACTATGCCTGCTTTACCCGGCCCGAGATGAAGGTCGAGCGGGTCAGCTATGACGTCATGACCCCGTCGGCTGCACGGGGCATTCTTGAAGCGATATACTGGAAACCTGCCATTTCATGGAAAATTGACCGGATACATGTCCTGAATCCGATAAAATTTGATAATATCCGGAGAAACGAAGTCAACAGCAAAATTCCCGCTTCAAATGTTAAGAGCGCGCTCAAAGGCGGGGAAGTGTCACTGCACCTTGACCCGAATGATGACCGGGTGCAGCGCGCATCCCTTGTCCTCCGCGATGTGTGCTACTGCATTGAGGCGCACTTTGAGATGACAAAGGAGGCGGGTCCCGACGACACTCCGGAGAAGCACTACAATGTCGCCCTTCGCCGAATGAGGAAGGGGCAATGTTTCCACCACCCGTATTTTGGCTGCCGGGAATTTCCGGTGAACTTCGAGTTTGTCGAGGGAGAGATTCCGGGGTCGTACTATACCGGGAAAAACGGCGGGGAGAAGGATCTCGGCTTCATGCTCTATGACATTGATTTTGCGGATGACATGAAGGCCATATTCTTCCGGGCGAATATGGTTGACGGTGTCATCGATTTGGAGAGGTGTCTGGCATATGGAGGTGTCTCTTGA
- the cas8c gene encoding type I-C CRISPR-associated protein Cas8c/Csd1, with product MIIQSLCRYYDILKDDPAVEISEYGSSNAKVSFVFVLSPEGELNNIVALGSDDARLRFQLMDVPMQESRSGKNPPPYFLCDNAKYVLGVEWLKKADFQKKYPSAANGENPSGCTVLEENEKGTLLVHGPSEDRFQAFKGLHHEILDGTNIPAVASLLTFLDAWNPETALDHPKIQDYKDDIFTGGNVIFECEGAYLHKIPAIRALWESHYARESAKDEQISQCLVTGNAEPVARLHQKIKGVTGAQSSGASLVSFNADAFESYGKGQSYNSPVGTLSMFKYTTTLNHMLASERNRIRIGDSTVVYWAETSNSSCEDLAGFFFNPPKGKENENGITEGEDDSRIRDAKTIRQMGDILNKVRRGRHLNRDDLGTDADTKFFILGLAPNNARLAVRFWYVDIFGEFIEKIARHYLDMEIIRDDFGSPFVTPYQLLKETSPKSADRKEASPILGGLLMRSILNGTGYPVQMYSAILSRVKVERSINYARAGFIKAYLLRQSRSGSSPLKEELISVKLNEENPDVPYRLGRLFAVLEKVQSETNKNMGSTITSKYFSSASTTPAVVYPVLLKLAQHHIAKSDWGFKTTQSIEEILSGVDAFPEYLTLEEQGMFMLGYYHQRKANYSKKNEKAVEEE from the coding sequence TTGATCATTCAGTCCTTGTGCCGGTACTACGACATTCTCAAGGACGATCCCGCCGTTGAAATATCAGAATACGGTTCCAGCAATGCAAAAGTCTCTTTTGTTTTTGTTCTTTCACCGGAAGGTGAATTGAACAATATCGTTGCCCTCGGAAGCGATGATGCCAGATTACGCTTCCAGCTGATGGATGTCCCGATGCAGGAGAGCCGCTCGGGGAAAAACCCTCCACCATATTTCCTCTGTGACAATGCGAAGTATGTTCTCGGCGTTGAATGGCTGAAAAAGGCCGATTTCCAGAAGAAATATCCATCCGCGGCGAATGGTGAAAACCCCTCCGGCTGTACTGTGCTGGAAGAGAATGAGAAAGGAACACTTCTTGTACATGGGCCTTCCGAAGACCGCTTTCAGGCATTCAAAGGACTTCATCACGAGATTCTTGATGGCACAAATATCCCTGCGGTCGCATCCCTGCTCACGTTTCTGGATGCATGGAATCCTGAAACAGCCCTGGATCATCCAAAAATTCAGGATTACAAGGATGACATTTTCACCGGAGGAAATGTGATCTTTGAATGTGAAGGGGCTTATCTACATAAAATACCTGCCATACGGGCTCTCTGGGAAAGTCATTATGCACGAGAATCTGCCAAAGATGAACAGATATCCCAATGCCTGGTGACTGGAAACGCTGAGCCGGTGGCCCGGTTGCATCAGAAGATCAAAGGGGTCACCGGTGCCCAGAGTTCCGGGGCAAGTCTTGTCAGCTTCAACGCGGATGCGTTCGAGTCCTATGGGAAGGGGCAGAGTTACAATTCCCCGGTCGGAACCCTCTCGATGTTCAAGTACACCACGACCCTGAACCATATGCTTGCTTCAGAGAGGAACCGGATTCGCATTGGAGATTCTACTGTGGTTTACTGGGCTGAAACGAGCAATTCATCCTGTGAGGACCTTGCAGGATTCTTTTTCAATCCTCCGAAGGGGAAGGAGAATGAAAACGGCATCACGGAAGGGGAAGATGATTCCCGCATCCGGGATGCGAAAACCATCCGACAGATGGGAGATATCCTCAACAAGGTCCGGAGAGGAAGGCATCTGAACCGTGACGATCTCGGCACGGATGCTGATACGAAATTCTTCATTCTGGGCCTTGCACCGAACAATGCGAGACTAGCCGTGCGGTTCTGGTATGTCGATATCTTTGGAGAGTTCATCGAAAAGATTGCACGGCATTATCTCGATATGGAGATTATCCGGGACGATTTCGGATCGCCATTCGTCACACCTTATCAATTACTGAAAGAGACGAGTCCGAAAAGTGCGGATCGCAAGGAAGCATCGCCTATCCTCGGCGGGCTCCTGATGCGGTCAATTCTGAACGGAACGGGCTATCCGGTGCAGATGTACAGTGCGATTCTAAGTCGTGTGAAAGTTGAGCGGTCGATTAATTATGCACGGGCCGGATTCATCAAGGCTTACCTGCTGAGGCAGAGCAGATCCGGCTCATCACCCCTGAAGGAGGAACTGATTTCCGTGAAATTGAATGAAGAAAACCCTGATGTGCCCTACCGTCTGGGAAGGCTCTTTGCCGTCCTCGAGAAGGTGCAGAGCGAGACGAACAAGAATATGGGCAGCACGATCACCAGCAAATATTTCAGCAGTGCGTCGACGACACCCGCCGTGGTATATCCGGTTCTCCTGAAACTGGCACAGCACCATATTGCAAAGTCTGACTGGGGATTTAAAACGACCCAGTCGATCGAGGAGATCCTTTCGGGAGTTGATGCGTTTCCCGAATATCTGACGCTGGAAGAGCAGGGGATGTTCATGCTTGGCTATTACCACCAGCGCAAGGCCAACTACAGTAAGAAGAACGAAAAAGCAGTCGAGGAGGAGTAA
- the cas7c gene encoding type I-C CRISPR-associated protein Cas7/Csd2, producing MSEIIKNRYEFVLLFDVENGNPNGDPDMGNMPRVDPQTGHGIVTDVCLKRKVRDYVDLVKNEEAGYDIYVKSGAVLNDQHKKAYDYLGIEPSKKKPKDDELTKFMCRNFFDIRAFGAVMATEVNCGQVRGPVQINFARSQDPIYQQEITVTRLAVANEKDAEKGQTMGKKQVIPYALYRAEGYVSPHLAKKTTGLSEEDLDLFWESLVNMFEHDHSAARGKMSARKLIVFKHDNELGRCQSHILFDKVNIERLSKDLPARSFKDYSVTISEDIPEGVEMIEKL from the coding sequence ATGAGTGAAATTATCAAAAACCGGTATGAATTTGTCTTGTTGTTCGATGTCGAGAACGGAAATCCGAACGGTGACCCGGATATGGGGAACATGCCGCGGGTGGACCCCCAGACCGGGCATGGCATCGTAACCGATGTCTGCCTGAAACGCAAGGTGCGTGACTATGTCGACCTGGTGAAAAACGAAGAGGCGGGTTACGACATCTATGTGAAGTCGGGCGCTGTTCTCAATGACCAGCACAAGAAGGCGTATGATTATCTCGGCATTGAACCCTCCAAGAAGAAACCCAAGGACGATGAACTGACAAAATTCATGTGCCGGAATTTCTTTGATATCCGGGCCTTTGGTGCGGTAATGGCGACGGAGGTGAACTGCGGACAGGTACGGGGCCCCGTTCAGATCAATTTTGCCCGAAGCCAGGATCCCATCTACCAGCAGGAGATCACCGTCACCCGCCTTGCGGTGGCAAATGAAAAGGATGCCGAAAAAGGCCAGACGATGGGGAAGAAACAGGTGATCCCGTATGCACTGTACCGGGCAGAGGGGTATGTCTCCCCCCATCTTGCAAAGAAGACGACCGGGCTTTCCGAGGAGGACCTGGACCTCTTCTGGGAGAGCCTCGTCAATATGTTCGAGCATGACCATTCCGCGGCACGCGGGAAGATGTCTGCGAGAAAACTGATCGTCTTCAAACATGACAACGAACTCGGCCGCTGCCAGTCGCACATCCTCTTTGACAAGGTGAACATAGAACGTCTCTCAAAGGATCTTCCTGCCCGGTCGTTCAAGGACTATAGTGTCACGATTTCTGAGGATATTCCTGAAGGCGTCGAGATGATTGAGAAGTTATGA
- the cas4 gene encoding CRISPR-associated protein Cas4 has translation MRRRRYADDDLLALSGIQHFSFCRRQWALIHIERQWEDNLRTAEGHFIHTRVDDPFFFETRGDTVVSRAFPLVSYTLGFSGVADVIEYIRSLEGISLPDHEGLWRLNPVEYKRGKPKIDECDEVQLCAQVMCLEEMYGVTITSADFYYHEIRRRVHLSITDELRNTVRALADEMHDLFERGITPMADPSRNCRSCSLVNVCFPKLTKKKQAVDRYIQKHVNDAAITDY, from the coding sequence ATGAGGCGGCGCAGATATGCCGATGACGACCTGCTAGCGTTGTCCGGCATACAGCATTTTTCATTTTGCCGCCGCCAATGGGCACTGATACATATCGAGCGGCAATGGGAGGACAACCTCCGTACTGCTGAAGGACATTTCATTCATACGAGAGTGGATGACCCGTTCTTCTTCGAAACGAGAGGCGATACTGTTGTTTCGCGTGCATTTCCCCTCGTATCTTATACGCTCGGATTTTCCGGGGTTGCTGATGTGATCGAGTACATCCGGTCTTTAGAGGGCATATCCCTTCCAGATCACGAGGGGCTCTGGAGGTTGAATCCAGTTGAGTATAAACGGGGAAAGCCGAAGATTGACGAGTGCGATGAGGTGCAGCTGTGTGCTCAGGTGATGTGCCTCGAAGAGATGTATGGCGTAACCATTACATCTGCAGATTTCTATTATCACGAGATACGCAGGCGGGTTCATCTCAGTATCACGGATGAACTGCGAAATACCGTTCGGGCACTTGCTGACGAAATGCATGATTTATTCGAGAGAGGAATCACGCCGATGGCAGATCCATCCAGAAATTGCCGCTCCTGTTCACTGGTCAATGTATGTTTTCCGAAATTGACCAAAAAGAAGCAGGCGGTTGACCGGTATATCCAGAAGCATGTGAATGACGCTGCTATTACCGATTATTGA
- the cas1c gene encoding type I-C CRISPR-associated endonuclease Cas1c, giving the protein MRKLLNTLYVTTPDSYLTREGENVIVKIDGKNAFRIPVHTLEGIVCFGYMGASPQLMRLCTDNNVGLSFLSPSGKFLARVNGRVRGNVLLRRTQYRRADNREDSLDIARAFIVGKIVNCRTVLGRSIRDHGESINCNRIRGADDLLIENLLKIEGCMDPDTLRGIEGNCAKYYFDVLDELILLQKEDFYLYQRNRRPPLDNMNALLSFLYTLLAHDVESALETVGLDPYVGFFHTDRPGRASLALDLMEELRPFLADRLALNLVNLRQLAGKDFYKKENGAVIMTDEGRKAVLGAWQKRKQDQITHPYLKEKIPVGLVPYVQAMLLARYLRGDIDGYPPFFMN; this is encoded by the coding sequence ATGCGAAAGCTCCTCAATACGCTGTATGTTACAACCCCCGATTCTTATCTGACACGGGAGGGAGAGAATGTTATTGTGAAGATCGATGGGAAGAACGCATTCCGCATCCCTGTCCATACCCTCGAAGGAATTGTCTGCTTTGGTTACATGGGGGCAAGTCCGCAGTTGATGCGGCTGTGCACCGATAACAATGTCGGCCTCTCTTTTCTCTCGCCATCCGGAAAATTTCTGGCACGAGTGAATGGCAGAGTCAGGGGGAATGTACTTCTCCGGAGAACTCAGTATCGAAGAGCCGATAACCGGGAGGATTCACTGGATATTGCACGGGCGTTCATCGTCGGGAAAATTGTCAACTGCCGGACTGTCCTTGGGCGCAGCATCCGCGATCATGGTGAGAGCATCAACTGCAACAGGATTCGTGGTGCCGACGACCTTCTGATTGAGAATCTTTTGAAAATAGAAGGTTGCATGGATCCCGATACCTTAAGGGGAATTGAGGGTAACTGTGCAAAATACTATTTCGATGTTCTGGATGAACTGATCCTTCTGCAAAAAGAGGACTTCTATTTGTACCAGAGGAACAGGAGGCCACCGCTCGATAACATGAATGCCCTTCTCTCTTTCCTCTACACCCTCCTTGCCCATGACGTCGAATCTGCCCTGGAGACGGTCGGGCTTGACCCGTATGTTGGATTTTTCCATACGGACCGGCCAGGAAGGGCGAGCCTTGCCCTTGACCTGATGGAGGAACTGAGGCCATTCCTGGCCGATCGCTTAGCGCTGAATCTCGTCAATCTGAGGCAGCTCGCCGGGAAGGATTTTTACAAGAAAGAAAATGGTGCCGTGATCATGACCGATGAGGGGAGAAAGGCGGTCCTTGGAGCATGGCAGAAGAGAAAGCAGGACCAGATCACGCACCCCTATCTCAAGGAAAAGATTCCTGTGGGATTGGTTCCCTATGTTCAGGCAATGCTTCTGGCCCGCTATCTGCGAGGGGATATTGACGGATACCCGCCGTTTTTCATGAATTGA
- the cas2 gene encoding CRISPR-associated endonuclease Cas2: MMVLVTYDVNTETDEGRKRLRKVAKVCMNYGQRVQNSVFECLVDPAQFANLKHALCEIIDEKKDSLRFYYLGKNWQNRVEHYGTKEGYDPEGFLLI; the protein is encoded by the coding sequence ATGATGGTTTTGGTTACCTACGATGTAAATACCGAAACGGATGAAGGAAGGAAGAGGCTGAGGAAGGTTGCAAAAGTCTGCATGAACTACGGACAGCGGGTGCAGAACTCGGTCTTTGAGTGCCTGGTCGACCCTGCGCAGTTTGCAAACCTTAAACATGCGTTGTGCGAAATCATCGACGAGAAGAAGGACAGTCTTCGATTTTATTACCTGGGGAAAAACTGGCAGAACAGGGTGGAGCACTATGGTACCAAGGAAGGGTATGACCCGGAAGGATTCCTATTGATTTGA
- the hxlB gene encoding 6-phospho-3-hexuloisomerase, with the protein MAEYYSLQELMRMIAKAVEAIADTVSDQEAREFVGEVLMAKRIYVTGAGRSGLMAKAFAMRLMHLGFESYVVGETITPAMHDDDLLVAFSGSGETRSIADICRTAQTVGGTVALITTNPDSTVAQVADLLVVLNSNPYDIGGLPTEFGIRQLTGEHRSDAGYTPKAPIGSIYETAAGVFADSVIIALMQIRHCGMDEVIRRYANIQ; encoded by the coding sequence ATGGCCGAATACTACAGCTTACAGGAACTGATGCGGATGATTGCAAAGGCGGTGGAGGCGATCGCCGACACGGTCTCGGACCAGGAGGCACGAGAGTTCGTGGGGGAGGTCCTGATGGCGAAGCGGATCTACGTCACCGGTGCGGGCAGGTCCGGGCTGATGGCCAAGGCCTTTGCGATGCGGCTGATGCACCTCGGGTTCGAGAGCTATGTCGTCGGAGAGACGATCACGCCCGCGATGCACGACGACGACCTGCTGGTCGCATTCTCCGGGTCCGGCGAAACCCGCTCCATCGCGGACATCTGCCGGACGGCGCAGACCGTCGGCGGCACGGTGGCGCTCATCACCACCAATCCCGATTCGACGGTGGCGCAGGTCGCCGACCTCCTCGTCGTCCTCAACAGCAATCCCTATGATATCGGTGGCCTCCCGACGGAGTTCGGGATCCGCCAGCTCACGGGCGAGCACCGTAGCGACGCCGGGTACACTCCCAAAGCCCCCATCGGCTCCATCTACGAAACGGCGGCGGGCGTCTTCGCCGACTCGGTCATCATCGCCCTGATGCAGATCAGGCACTGCGGGATGGACGAGGTCATCCGGCGGTACGCGAATATTCAGTAA
- a CDS encoding aminotransferase-like domain-containing protein — MSFQFAHRMGAVPESFLDTLFAVSSDPSIISFAGGLPSSELIDVEGIAEATAGVMADDGRSALQYSTCDGYLPLREWIAERYSRRLGIAARPEDVRIVNGSQQCLDLVAKIFCNPGDVIGMERPGYLGAVEAFSIYEPAICGVPLAPEGGPEIGAFTRLLAEKNPVFFYGIPNFQNPSGTSYPEAVRREVGTLCREHGVPFYEDDAFGELAFDGRPRMPVKRWAKEYGIVSGSFSKTVAPGMRIGWLWAPEEIIRAFDIAKQAADLHSNHLSQMIMHRYLTTHDYDAHLATVRRTYAANCRLMSDLLDDLLPDWTHTRPEGGMFMTAELPAGVSSMALFEEGLRERVAVMPGGPFFAGGGGDDCIRLNISTVGGEEIREGMDRLVRAARTLSS, encoded by the coding sequence ATGTCCTTTCAGTTTGCCCACCGGATGGGGGCCGTCCCCGAATCGTTTCTGGACACGCTCTTTGCGGTCTCATCCGACCCTTCGATCATCTCGTTTGCAGGCGGCCTTCCCTCGTCGGAGCTCATCGATGTCGAGGGTATCGCCGAGGCGACCGCCGGCGTGATGGCAGACGACGGCAGGTCCGCCCTCCAGTACTCCACCTGCGACGGGTACCTCCCGCTCCGGGAATGGATCGCCGAGCGCTACTCCCGGCGCCTCGGGATAGCCGCCCGCCCGGAGGACGTTCGCATCGTCAACGGGTCCCAGCAGTGCCTCGACCTCGTCGCGAAGATCTTCTGCAACCCCGGGGACGTCATCGGGATGGAACGCCCCGGCTACCTCGGCGCCGTCGAGGCGTTCTCCATCTACGAGCCCGCCATCTGCGGTGTTCCCCTCGCTCCGGAAGGCGGCCCTGAGATCGGTGCATTCACCCGTCTGCTTGCAGAGAAGAACCCCGTCTTCTTCTACGGCATCCCGAACTTCCAGAACCCATCCGGGACGTCCTACCCGGAGGCGGTGCGCCGGGAGGTCGGCACCCTCTGCCGTGAGCACGGCGTGCCCTTCTACGAGGACGACGCCTTCGGCGAACTCGCCTTCGACGGCCGCCCCCGGATGCCGGTGAAACGGTGGGCGAAGGAGTACGGCATCGTGAGCGGATCGTTTTCGAAGACCGTCGCGCCCGGAATGCGGATAGGATGGCTGTGGGCGCCGGAGGAGATCATCCGGGCGTTCGATATCGCCAAGCAGGCGGCCGACCTCCACTCGAACCACCTCTCCCAGATGATCATGCACCGGTACCTGACGACCCACGACTACGATGCCCACCTCGCGACCGTGCGCCGCACCTATGCGGCAAACTGCCGCCTGATGAGCGATCTCCTCGACGACCTCCTCCCGGACTGGACCCACACCCGCCCCGAGGGGGGCATGTTCATGACGGCGGAGCTGCCGGCGGGCGTCTCCTCGATGGCGCTCTTCGAAGAGGGCCTCCGGGAGCGGGTCGCGGTCATGCCCGGCGGACCCTTCTTTGCCGGTGGCGGCGGGGACGACTGCATCCGCCTGAACATCTCCACCGTGGGCGGGGAGGAGATCAGGGAAGGCATGGACCGCCTCGTCCGGGCGGCCCGCACGCTTTCCTCGTAA